The genomic stretch CGATAGAGAAAGCGCTTCCAGCCCTTCGCGGTCTGCGACATCAGCACGATGTCGCGCCGGAACTCCAGCCAGATCTCTGTGACCAGCACCGCCATCAGGTACCAGAGGTAGACAAACCCGAACATCGCCATCGCCGACGTGCGATGAGGCGTGAAATACATCTCAAAAGAGCGCTCCGGGTGGCCAAGGTGAAACTGCAATGGCAACGGAGCAACAATCAGGAAGGCCAGCGCTATCAGCAGTGCCACGCGATAGATGGGCTTAACCGCGTCCACTCGAAACACGCGCTCTAAAGATGCCAGAATAAACGCGCCGGCAACGAGGCCCGTGATGTACGGATACAGAACGATCAGCACGCTCCACTGCAGAGCGATTTCGTTCGGATACATGAAACCTTCAACACCGGGCATAATGGTCACCAATCTCCTTGTTGCGCCCAACCATGCAAATTTCTAACGTACCGAACCATCCAATTCGTTGTAGTACACCTTCGCGCCAGTGGCCATCTGCGGCTTCAATATCTGCACGTTGTGGGTCTTCAAGAATTCGTGAATCGGATCGTTCGGGTTCTTCAAGTCCGCGAGTTGACGTGCGCCAGTTGGACAGGCTTCGCAGCACGCGGTTGTCAGTCCTTTGGTAATGCGGTGATAACAGAGCGTGCACTTGTCTGCGACGTGCTTCTGCGGATGGATGTAACGGCAGCCATAGGGGCAGGCCTGAACGCAATAGGCGCAGCCCATGCAGTATTTCTGATCCACCAGTACGACGCCATCTGGACTAATAAACGTTGCGCCTACCGGGCAAACCTGCGTGCAGGGAGAGTCTGCGCAATGATTGCAGAGCTTGGGAACGAAGAAGTACTTTCCGTCATCCTCTTTGCTGGCGGAAGGAAATCCCTCTTTGCCACCATCGGGCGAAATAACGTCAAGATGATTTTCCAGGTTCCAGTCCGACACACGGTAGCGCTCTACCCAGGTGCGGAAGTAGCCATCCGGTACATCATTCTCGGTCTGGCATGCGCGAACACAATTCCCGCAACCGATGCACTTAGGGATGTCGATCAGCATGCCCCACCAATGCTCGGTCATCTTATAGTTGGGAGAATCCTCCGGATTTCCGGCGAGGACCGACTCCCACGCGACTGCTGCCGCAGGTAAAAGGAGTAATAAGTGGCGTCGCGTGATATTCATTTCGCACCTCCAGCGGTTATGGCCGGACTGTGCGGCTGGTGACAGGTTTCACAGGGTACACCGTTGGAGTGGTCTGCAGCCGCTACTTGCGGGAAACCCTTTGGCTTGGCAGCGCTCTCCGCGTGGCAGCGAACACAGAGCACGGCGGTGTCGAGCTTGGCAGGCTGCATGGAGGACGGATCGTCGGCATGCTTTGCCAGGGCGCCATGGCATGCCTCACAGTTCACCTTTGCATGCTTGCCATCCTTCTTCTGCTCCAGGACATCGGCGTGACATGTCTCACAGGTCTGGTGACCGGCAAAGTGAACGGGGCGTGCGGCAATCTCGCCGATTGCGTTCCCGCGATAGTGCCCATACTGCCCAAAGCTTCGGGGGACCATGTAACCGCGTATCCCCAAAAACGTCAGGGTACCGATCACAAAGAGTCCAGCATATCGAAATAGATGTTTTGCATCTTTGAAAACACTCATGGAACCTACATTCCCCTGAACCACTGGCAGCAGGCTTTTACGGATTCACCTGAAGAGCACCATGTGCAGTGCTGATATATACATACAGAGGAAACATCGAGGCTGAATGTGTGCCTCATCACATTTGAATGTGATTTTTGTGGAGAGACACATCACACTCATCGCAGGAGGGGTCGGTCAGAGAGGCCTCTCGGCTCGATGCGCAAGGTCACTCCTGGTGACCGATAGAGACTTAGGAAGCAGGACTTAAGGCTGCGGATCGCAGAAAAATGATCGACTGGTCATCTGAGTAGACGACCCGCCATGGAGGCAGCAGCCGCAGAACTCTTGCCATGGGCGATTGCCTGGTTAACAGGCAGAAATCGATTCTGTACTTATCGAGCAGCACATTCGGATCGCTCTCCAGAGTCGCCCAGTTTCCGTATGCTTCCAGGACGCCCGTCCATTCGAAGACGTCGGCACGCCCATCTATAAATACAGGATGCTCCGGTGCGGCCCAGATCAAGTATCCCCCGTAGACGTACTCATTCAGCATCCTGCCGGAAACGTGATGGCTTTTGATGAATTCCACTGCCTTCGCAGGACTCTGCTGATCCACTTGACGAACCAGATCCTGCCGGCTGGGGAACATCAGGAACGCGATCCCCAGGGATGCCGCGAGAAGAGCCGCGTTGACCAGAGGGCGATCCTGCTCGGGGTTGTATCCCTCCCACGAGGTCGAGAGCGAGCGCGACAGAATAGGCGCAGCCAATATTCCGAACACAAAGAGCATACGTTCATGGCTGACAGCCAACCAGGTCCCCATGGCCAATATCAGAAGTTCATGCCAAAACAATTCCGATCGTCGCACAATCGCGATTAGAAAGATGCACGCCAGCACTGCCATCAAGGCAACGCCGCGTATGCTCGTCAACTGCAGTGGATGCCACTCTTGCACCGCGCTCAGGTTGATCGGCTGATGCAGCATGGTGTCGATGGGATAGAAAATCTGTCGTACCCCAATGGGATTCACGCACAACGCCACAACTGACAGAATCAACGCCAGCATAAGCATCCGTCGCTGCCGCGGATTCCAGGCAGACGCCACAAGGGAGCCCAAGCGGAAATCGAAAAAGGAAGCGAAGAGGATAGTCCCCGCCAGAATCAGGCCGAGGAAAAAGGAGCCGTGACAGTTCACCCATACGGCAAACAGCACCGGCAGTCCAAAGAACCAGCGCGCGCTGCGCGTTCGCCCCAGGTGTAGCAGCAGCAATTCGACGATCAACAAGAAATAGCCGATCATCTGCGGCCTTATGGAGAACCCTACCGTGGCAAAGAGCCAAAGGGCCACAGCCCCAACAAAGCTCACCTTTGTGTTCCCTCCATAGAGAGAACACAGCACATATCCGGCGACGAGCACCGAGGAAGTGAAAAAACAAAGCCAAAGCATCAGGCCACGGTATCCACCCGCACGGTAGGCGCCATAGATAAGCACCTGCGAGAGCCATTCATGGGGAATATACGCATGATGGTTCGTCGTGTAGGAGAAAGAATCCGTGGTTGGGATCGTATGGGTCGCCCAGATGATCTCGCCGGTCTTTAGATGCCACCATAGATCCGGGTCATCAAAACGCGATCGCACCGTCAGCACAGCAAGAACGACCAGAAGCGCGGCCAGCAGGACCGGAAAAGAGAATACTCGCCGCATCATGCGAACGTGCACTGGAATCGCCGCGCGCTCGTCAACCAGGGATGCCGTGCTCATGCTGACTCGACTTGACGGCCCTCATCCAAATCCAATATTGAACGAGGTTCAGCGAACCGGATCAGCCGATATAAATAAGCCCTGGAAATGCACAGGCTGCGAGCTGCCAGCGTCTTGTTCCCGTTATTCTCCCGCACGGCGGTCATCGCCAGTTGCACCTTGTAGTCTCTCAGCTGCCGCTCGAAGGAACCAGCAGGTTGATAGTCGCCGATGCTGACGACACTCTCCTCTTGCAGGTGTGGGGGAAGATCCTCCGCCCGCAGGCTCTCTCCATCCGCGAGGATGATGGACTGTTGAATTACATTTTCCAACTCACGGACATTCCCAGGCCATGGATAGGATTGCAGCAACGCCATCGCATCCGGCTCGATGTTCGTCATTGGCTTTTGATATAGCTCGGAGTACTTCAACAGAAAATGCGTGGCAAGTTCCTCAATGTCTTCCACATGCTCCTGGAGAGACGGCGCCTGAATCCGCATTACATTAATTCGATAATAGAGATCCTGGCGGAACTTACCTTGAGCCACCATCTCGCACAGATCCTGGTGGGTGGCGAAAACCAGCCGTGCCCGCAATGGGATAAGCCGGTTGCTGCCCAGGCGGCTGAATTCGCGCTGCTGTAGCAGACGCAGAAACTTCACTTGCGTCGATAAGCTGAGTTCCCCGATTTCGTCGAGGAAAAGCGTACCGTCGCCGACCTGCTCCAGGTAGCCCTCTCGTGCGCCAACTGTACCGGTGAATGCGCCTTTCTCATGGCCGAATAACTCAGCCTCGATTAGCGTTTCAGGGATGGCACCGCAGGATACCGCCACAAACGGCCGCTCCGAACGAGAGCCCATATTGTGGATGGCGCGCGCGATCAACTCTTTGCCGGTCCCGCTTTCCCCGGTTACAAGCACCGAGGCATTCAGGTTCGCCACACGCCGAACGAGATCATAGACCTGCCGCATCTGCGGGCTCGATCCCAATAATCCGTCGCAGCGGCTGGCTACCTTCAGGCGCTCCTGCACTGTCTCCAACTCTCGCTTGAGCGAGGAGTTCTCGTACGCACGACGCAATTGTGTCTTCAAATCCCGAATGGATGGCGGCTTGCGGCAATAGCTGAAAGCCCCTTGCCGAACCAGTTCGACAGCTGTCGAACGAACGCCATCGTCGGCCATGATGACCGAGGAAATTTGAGACGCGATCCTCCGGGAGCATGCTATCCGCTCCACCAACGAGGGCTGACTCGAATCAAGATCCAGAATCATCGCATCGCAGCTCCTTGTAGAGAGCAGGCGATGGACTCCTTCCTCACTCGATTCGAGAAGTATTTGGAACTCCTTCCCCAAGGCAGAGGACAGAAGTGGCTGCAAAGTACGGTCTTCAGAATATAGTCCAATGCGAATCATTCGGACTCTCCATTCGTCGTGGCTCGCATTCCATATCCGTGAGTCAAGCCTACGTAACGAAATGAGAATTGATATTGTTCCTTCCAAATGAAAATGTCGATGTATTTTTCGTAACTTATAGTGCATTTTCAGTAACTTGCCTTGAGACAAACTTCCTAGTTACTTATCATATATATCAACGATAGTTACACTTTAGTTATCGCAATCCCTGACTTCCATAGCAATGGCCACTCGCTTGCAATCATTCCAGCATGATCTCCAGAAGTCACCCGGAGCCGTTGCTTCTGGCAAGCGCGGTTGTCGTTTCTCGCTACCTCTTTCGCAGCCACGATCTCTATGACATTGACTCCGTAAATTTTGCGCTGGCGATCCAACGCTTCGATCCTCGCGTCCACCAGCCCCATCCTCCCGGATATCCGCTCTATATCTATCTGGGGCGCTTGTTGAATACCGTGGTCCATAATGCCAATCTCGCGCTCGTTCTGCTCAGCATCGCTGCGAGTTGCGGGGTGGCCCTTCTCGTCTACCGAATGACTTTGGACTGGTTTGGACTTAGCGCAGCGCGCTTTGCCGGAGTCCTGTTCCTGCTGTCTCCCCTCGCCTGGTTTCATGGGACGGTGGCACTGACCTACAGTGTCGAAGCCTTCTTTTCCGCACTATTGGGCTATCTATGCTGGCGCGTGATCTGCGGGAACCTGGCCCTGATCGCACCGGCCGGATTTATTTTGGGAATCTCTGCCGGAGTGCGTCCGTCTTCCCTTCTCTTTCTGGGTCCGCTCTTTCTCTTCTCGCTCCGAGAGGCTCCACTACAGAGGAAGCTTGTTGGGTTAACAGCGTGCGTTGTGACTCTCGCCGCATGGTTCTTCCCCATGATCCGCGCCAGCCATGGATTCGCGACCTACTTCGGAGCACTGCTATCTCTGTGGCAATTGGTGCCTTCGAAGGACACGGTTTTCAATTCTTCTCCTGCTACCTCTGTGGCGCGGGCCTGCACCATAGTCTTTATCTACTTCCTATACTTCGGAGCCGCGGCCTTGGCCCCTCTGGGGCGCACACATCGCCCCCTCCCCGATGCCCGCCGCAAAAAGGTCTTCACCGCGGTGTGGGTAACTCCAGCACTCTGCTTCTTCACTTTGATCTTCCTCAAATTCGTCAACAGCGGTTATCTCCTGTTGCTCGTGCCTCCAGCCTGCATCTGGCTGGGATTGTGGTCTTCGGAGTGGTATGACAGGGCTACTCTTCGCAAGCCGTTCAAACTGGCAACAGTTGCTCTATGTGCTTCGATCAATGTCCTCATCTTTCTTCTGTCCCCGCTCTATTGCTCCTATAGCTCGGTGCGCCGCTTTGAGGCCGAGTTAGAGAGAATTCAGGCGGCGGTTCCTCAGCTTGGATCGCCCAAAGACACTGTGCTCCTCGGCTTCGATTCGCATTTCCTCGGCTACCGCCACGCAGGCTACTATCTTCCCGGCTATCTCACCGTTGAGTATCCCGAAGTTAAATTGCGAGAAGGAACCCGCATCTTCTCCATGCACGAACGCGACACATCTCTCCTTACTGGATTGCCTGGTGCGCCATATTCCCGCTTCATCCTCTTCCCGCTTCCCGGCGGAGATGTTGCCTACCAGGAGTACCTGCAACAGGTGAAGCAGAAACTGCCGGCAGAGAGTCTGCGCACCGTCCGCTTACAAGGACAGGACTTCCTCATCGGCTCCCTCTCGTATATGCCGCCACTGTTCCCTGTGCTGGCATCGCAATCCCGCCAGGTTGTGTATGCGCCGCTTCACTCCGCAATGCCCCGTGTAAACAGCCGTACACACCTCCCCGAGGCTGAAGCTCCTTAACGTCCTGAATTCAGGCTTTCCCTGCTTCCGTTGGATTTGGATGGAGAATTGCATTCCCTCCAAACATTCCCTGAAAGGGGAAAGAGTTATTCCCTGATTGGGGGAGAAAGGGACTGCCGATGCACTCCATTGCCTGGTGGCCAACGTTGCTCGTTCTCGCAGTGGCTACCTTCACGGATCTGCGGAGCCGCCGCATCCCCAATTGGCTGGTATTCCCCTTCCTGATCGCGGGAGTCATTGTCTCCGGCACGCTCCACGGATGGCCGGGGGTTGTGCAGAGTTTCTTCGGGCTGGCATTAGGCGCACTGCTCCTCGGCGTTCTTGCCTGGATGGGTGGCATGGGAATGGGCGACGTGAAGCTATGCGCGGCGATCGGCGCCTGGATTGGGCCTGCTCAATTGACGACTGCGCTGGTCGTCACCGGCATTACTGGAGGCATCATGGCGCTATGCTGGGCCGCCGCTGGAGGATTTCTCGGCGACCTGTTCAGTGGCACCGGCGATCTCATCTTTGGTCTGAAGCAACGCGGTATGCGTCCCCATCCGGAGTTAGTGCTCGATAACCCCGTGGCGCGCAAAATGCCGTACGCTCCTGCAATCGCAATCGGCACACTCGTTTCCTTTTTCTCGCGTTGAGGACCTATAGATGCAGCATGGCGACTACAACGGCAATAAGTCTAACCATCTTCAACCCGGCGGAGTGAATTTCGTGATGTCAA from Acidisarcina sp. encodes the following:
- a CDS encoding multiheme c-type cytochrome produces the protein MSVFKDAKHLFRYAGLFVIGTLTFLGIRGYMVPRSFGQYGHYRGNAIGEIAARPVHFAGHQTCETCHADVLEQKKDGKHAKVNCEACHGALAKHADDPSSMQPAKLDTAVLCVRCHAESAAKPKGFPQVAAADHSNGVPCETCHQPHSPAITAGGAK
- a CDS encoding sigma-54 dependent transcriptional regulator: MILDLDSSQPSLVERIACSRRIASQISSVIMADDGVRSTAVELVRQGAFSYCRKPPSIRDLKTQLRRAYENSSLKRELETVQERLKVASRCDGLLGSSPQMRQVYDLVRRVANLNASVLVTGESGTGKELIARAIHNMGSRSERPFVAVSCGAIPETLIEAELFGHEKGAFTGTVGAREGYLEQVGDGTLFLDEIGELSLSTQVKFLRLLQQREFSRLGSNRLIPLRARLVFATHQDLCEMVAQGKFRQDLYYRINVMRIQAPSLQEHVEDIEELATHFLLKYSELYQKPMTNIEPDAMALLQSYPWPGNVRELENVIQQSIILADGESLRAEDLPPHLQEESVVSIGDYQPAGSFERQLRDYKVQLAMTAVRENNGNKTLAARSLCISRAYLYRLIRFAEPRSILDLDEGRQVESA
- a CDS encoding A24 family peptidase, with product MHSIAWWPTLLVLAVATFTDLRSRRIPNWLVFPFLIAGVIVSGTLHGWPGVVQSFFGLALGALLLGVLAWMGGMGMGDVKLCAAIGAWIGPAQLTTALVVTGITGGIMALCWAAAGGFLGDLFSGTGDLIFGLKQRGMRPHPELVLDNPVARKMPYAPAIAIGTLVSFFSR
- a CDS encoding DUF2723 domain-containing protein; the protein is MISRSHPEPLLLASAVVVSRYLFRSHDLYDIDSVNFALAIQRFDPRVHQPHPPGYPLYIYLGRLLNTVVHNANLALVLLSIAASCGVALLVYRMTLDWFGLSAARFAGVLFLLSPLAWFHGTVALTYSVEAFFSALLGYLCWRVICGNLALIAPAGFILGISAGVRPSSLLFLGPLFLFSLREAPLQRKLVGLTACVVTLAAWFFPMIRASHGFATYFGALLSLWQLVPSKDTVFNSSPATSVARACTIVFIYFLYFGAAALAPLGRTHRPLPDARRKKVFTAVWVTPALCFFTLIFLKFVNSGYLLLLVPPACIWLGLWSSEWYDRATLRKPFKLATVALCASINVLIFLLSPLYCSYSSVRRFEAELERIQAAVPQLGSPKDTVLLGFDSHFLGYRHAGYYLPGYLTVEYPEVKLREGTRIFSMHERDTSLLTGLPGAPYSRFILFPLPGGDVAYQEYLQQVKQKLPAESLRTVRLQGQDFLIGSLSYMPPLFPVLASQSRQVVYAPLHSAMPRVNSRTHLPEAEAP
- a CDS encoding 4Fe-4S dicluster domain-containing protein; protein product: MNITRRHLLLLLPAAAVAWESVLAGNPEDSPNYKMTEHWWGMLIDIPKCIGCGNCVRACQTENDVPDGYFRTWVERYRVSDWNLENHLDVISPDGGKEGFPSASKEDDGKYFFVPKLCNHCADSPCTQVCPVGATFISPDGVVLVDQKYCMGCAYCVQACPYGCRYIHPQKHVADKCTLCYHRITKGLTTACCEACPTGARQLADLKNPNDPIHEFLKTHNVQILKPQMATGAKVYYNELDGSVR